In the Corythoichthys intestinalis isolate RoL2023-P3 chromosome 12, ASM3026506v1, whole genome shotgun sequence genome, one interval contains:
- the LOC130926938 gene encoding triple functional domain protein-like isoform X1: protein MHNGTGCYAATQPEHLMEHPLGLPDLDMVSDGSKITVPNTQEVQMGIFPATSDILKVNEERTESASRETFILAELIETEKAYVRDLREGIDTCMREMMTQEKKIPAGLNNMEHVIFGNLLELYEFHHKIFLKELKKHAHVPEDVGHCFVKWAEKFQLYVDYCKNSDKSTRLIMEHTVNHSNKIQQNHGLAFSVQSFLIKPIQRMTKYPLLLKRKHQRIHICSWRHVAVFFAEHMLSLQISLTSGF from the exons ATGCACAATGGAACAGGTTGTTATGCTGCAACTCAACCAG AACACTTAATGGAGCACCCTCTGGGTTTACCAGATTTGGATATGGTGAGCGACGGTTCCAAGATAACGGTACCCAACACGCAGGAGGTCCAAATGGGCATCTTTCCAGCCACATCAGACATCCTCAAGGTCAACGAGGAGAGAACAGAGTCTGCAAGCAGGGAAAC GTTCATTTTGGCTGAGCTGATTGAAACGGAAAAGGCTTACGTGCGAGACCTGCGTGAGGGCATTGAT ACTTGCATGAGGGAGATGATGACCCAAGAGAAGAAGATTCCTGCAGGGCTAAACAACATGGAGCACGTCATCTTCGGGAACTTGCTGGAGCTGTATGAATTCCATCATAA GATCTTTCTCAAGGAACTGAAAAAACATGCACACGTCCCTGAAGATGTCGGGCATTGCTTTGTCAAATG ggctGAGAAGTTCCAGTTATATGTGGACTACTGCAAGAACAGTGACAAGTCCACTCGGCTCATCATGGAGCATACTGTCAACCATTCCAAT AAAATTCAGCAGAACCACGGACTGGCATTCTCGGTACAATCTTTCCTAATTAAACCAATACAGAGAATGACAAAATATCCGCTCCTGTTAAAG AGGAAACATCAGCGCATCCACATCTGTTCATGGCGGCATGTGGCCGTCTTCTTCGCAGAGCACATGCTATCCCTGCAGATCTCCCTGACGTCCGGCTTCTGA
- the LOC130926938 gene encoding triple functional domain protein-like isoform X3: MHNGTGCYAATQPEHLMEHPLGLPDLDMVSDGSKITVPNTQEVQMGIFPATSDILKVNEERTESASRETFILAELIETEKAYVRDLREGIDTCMREMMTQEKKIPAGLNNMEHVIFGNLLELYEFHHKIFLKELKKHAHVPEDVGHCFVKWAEKFQLYVDYCKNSDKSTRLIMEHTVNHSNKIQQNHGLAFSVQSFLIKPIQRMTKYPLLLKALPGVHITKHSTENPGLSSTSY; encoded by the exons ATGCACAATGGAACAGGTTGTTATGCTGCAACTCAACCAG AACACTTAATGGAGCACCCTCTGGGTTTACCAGATTTGGATATGGTGAGCGACGGTTCCAAGATAACGGTACCCAACACGCAGGAGGTCCAAATGGGCATCTTTCCAGCCACATCAGACATCCTCAAGGTCAACGAGGAGAGAACAGAGTCTGCAAGCAGGGAAAC GTTCATTTTGGCTGAGCTGATTGAAACGGAAAAGGCTTACGTGCGAGACCTGCGTGAGGGCATTGAT ACTTGCATGAGGGAGATGATGACCCAAGAGAAGAAGATTCCTGCAGGGCTAAACAACATGGAGCACGTCATCTTCGGGAACTTGCTGGAGCTGTATGAATTCCATCATAA GATCTTTCTCAAGGAACTGAAAAAACATGCACACGTCCCTGAAGATGTCGGGCATTGCTTTGTCAAATG ggctGAGAAGTTCCAGTTATATGTGGACTACTGCAAGAACAGTGACAAGTCCACTCGGCTCATCATGGAGCATACTGTCAACCATTCCAAT AAAATTCAGCAGAACCACGGACTGGCATTCTCGGTACAATCTTTCCTAATTAAACCAATACAGAGAATGACAAAATATCCGCTCCTGTTAAAG GCGCTCCCAGGAGTTCACATAAccaagcacagcacagaaaatCCCGGACTCTCATCTACGTCATACTGA
- the LOC130926938 gene encoding triple functional domain protein-like isoform X2: MHNGTGCYAATQPEHLMEHPLGLPDLDMVSDGSKITVPNTQEVQMGIFPATSDILKVNEERTESASRETFILAELIETEKAYVRDLREGIDTCMREMMTQEKKIPAGLNNMEHVIFGNLLELYEFHHKIFLKELKKHAHVPEDVGHCFVKWFQLYVDYCKNSDKSTRLIMEHTVNHSNKIQQNHGLAFSVQSFLIKPIQRMTKYPLLLKRKHQRIHICSWRHVAVFFAEHMLSLQISLTSGF; encoded by the exons ATGCACAATGGAACAGGTTGTTATGCTGCAACTCAACCAG AACACTTAATGGAGCACCCTCTGGGTTTACCAGATTTGGATATGGTGAGCGACGGTTCCAAGATAACGGTACCCAACACGCAGGAGGTCCAAATGGGCATCTTTCCAGCCACATCAGACATCCTCAAGGTCAACGAGGAGAGAACAGAGTCTGCAAGCAGGGAAAC GTTCATTTTGGCTGAGCTGATTGAAACGGAAAAGGCTTACGTGCGAGACCTGCGTGAGGGCATTGAT ACTTGCATGAGGGAGATGATGACCCAAGAGAAGAAGATTCCTGCAGGGCTAAACAACATGGAGCACGTCATCTTCGGGAACTTGCTGGAGCTGTATGAATTCCATCATAA GATCTTTCTCAAGGAACTGAAAAAACATGCACACGTCCCTGAAGATGTCGGGCATTGCTTTGTCAAATGG TTCCAGTTATATGTGGACTACTGCAAGAACAGTGACAAGTCCACTCGGCTCATCATGGAGCATACTGTCAACCATTCCAAT AAAATTCAGCAGAACCACGGACTGGCATTCTCGGTACAATCTTTCCTAATTAAACCAATACAGAGAATGACAAAATATCCGCTCCTGTTAAAG AGGAAACATCAGCGCATCCACATCTGTTCATGGCGGCATGTGGCCGTCTTCTTCGCAGAGCACATGCTATCCCTGCAGATCTCCCTGACGTCCGGCTTCTGA
- the LOC130926938 gene encoding triple functional domain protein-like isoform X4 → MHNGTGCYAATQPEHLMEHPLGLPDLDMVSDGSKITVPNTQEVQMGIFPATSDILKVNEERTESASRETFILAELIETEKAYVRDLREGIDTCMREMMTQEKKIPAGLNNMEHVIFGNLLELYEFHHKIFLKELKKHAHVPEDVGHCFVKWAEKFQLYVDYCKNSDKSTRLIMEHTVNHSNKIQQNHGLAFSVQSFLIKPIQRMTKYPLLLKSTCYPCRSP, encoded by the exons ATGCACAATGGAACAGGTTGTTATGCTGCAACTCAACCAG AACACTTAATGGAGCACCCTCTGGGTTTACCAGATTTGGATATGGTGAGCGACGGTTCCAAGATAACGGTACCCAACACGCAGGAGGTCCAAATGGGCATCTTTCCAGCCACATCAGACATCCTCAAGGTCAACGAGGAGAGAACAGAGTCTGCAAGCAGGGAAAC GTTCATTTTGGCTGAGCTGATTGAAACGGAAAAGGCTTACGTGCGAGACCTGCGTGAGGGCATTGAT ACTTGCATGAGGGAGATGATGACCCAAGAGAAGAAGATTCCTGCAGGGCTAAACAACATGGAGCACGTCATCTTCGGGAACTTGCTGGAGCTGTATGAATTCCATCATAA GATCTTTCTCAAGGAACTGAAAAAACATGCACACGTCCCTGAAGATGTCGGGCATTGCTTTGTCAAATG ggctGAGAAGTTCCAGTTATATGTGGACTACTGCAAGAACAGTGACAAGTCCACTCGGCTCATCATGGAGCATACTGTCAACCATTCCAAT AAAATTCAGCAGAACCACGGACTGGCATTCTCGGTACAATCTTTCCTAATTAAACCAATACAGAGAATGACAAAATATCCGCTCCTGTTAAAG AGCACATGCTATCCCTGCAGATCTCCCTGA